A single genomic interval of Candidatus Fusobacterium pullicola harbors:
- a CDS encoding phosphoglycerate kinase, whose amino-acid sequence MAKKIVTDLNVKGQKVLMRVDFNVPMKDGKITDENRIVAALPTIKYVLENGGRVIAFSHLGKVKTEEDLAKKSLRPVAERLAELLGQPVKFIPATRGAELEAAVAELKDGEIMMFENTRFEDLDGKKESKNDPELGKYWASLGDLFVNDAFGTAHRAHASNVGIAANIGEGKTAAGFLMEKEIKFIGGAVDNPERPLVAILGGAKVSDKIGVIENLLVKADKVLVGGAMMFTFLRAQGKATGTSLVEEDKIDLAKELLAKANGKLVLPIDTVVAKEFNNDAPHKTVSVDAIPADEMGLDVGQGTVELFAKEISGAKTVVWNGPMGVFEMPNFAKGTIGVCEAIANLQGATTIIGGGDSAAAAISLGYADKFTHISTGGGASLEYLEGKVLPGVESISNK is encoded by the coding sequence ATGGCTAAAAAAATAGTTACAGATTTAAACGTTAAAGGGCAAAAAGTATTAATGAGAGTTGACTTTAACGTACCTATGAAAGATGGAAAAATAACAGATGAAAACAGAATAGTTGCTGCATTACCTACTATAAAATATGTATTAGAAAATGGAGGAAGAGTAATAGCTTTCTCTCACTTAGGAAAAGTTAAAACTGAAGAGGATTTAGCTAAAAAATCTTTAAGACCAGTTGCTGAAAGATTAGCTGAATTATTAGGACAACCAGTTAAATTCATACCAGCTACAAGAGGAGCAGAATTAGAAGCTGCAGTAGCTGAATTAAAAGATGGAGAAATCATGATGTTCGAAAACACAAGATTCGAAGATCTAGATGGTAAAAAAGAATCTAAAAATGATCCAGAATTAGGAAAATACTGGGCTTCATTAGGAGATCTATTCGTAAACGACGCATTTGGAACTGCTCACAGAGCTCACGCTTCAAACGTTGGAATAGCTGCTAATATAGGAGAAGGAAAAACTGCTGCAGGATTCTTAATGGAAAAAGAGATCAAATTCATCGGAGGAGCAGTAGATAATCCTGAAAGACCTCTAGTTGCGATCTTAGGAGGAGCAAAAGTATCTGATAAAATCGGAGTTATAGAAAATCTTTTAGTAAAAGCTGATAAAGTTCTAGTAGGAGGAGCAATGATGTTCACATTCCTAAGAGCTCAAGGTAAAGCTACAGGAACTTCATTAGTTGAAGAGGATAAAATTGATTTAGCAAAAGAATTATTAGCTAAAGCAAATGGAAAATTAGTTCTTCCAATAGATACAGTAGTAGCAAAAGAATTCAACAACGATGCTCCACACAAAACAGTATCAGTTGATGCAATTCCAGCTGATGAAATGGGATTAGACGTTGGACAAGGAACAGTAGAATTATTTGCAAAAGAAATCTCTGGAGCAAAAACTGTTGTATGGAACGGACCAATGGGAGTATTTGAAATGCCTAACTTCGCAAAAGGAACTATCGGAGTTTGTGAAGCTATAGCTAACTTACAAGGAGCTACAACTATCATCGGAGGAGGAGACTCAGCTGCAGCTGCAATAAGCTTAGGATATGCTGATAAGTTTACTCACATCTCTACTGGTGGAGGAGCTTCATTAGAATACTTAGAAGGAAAAGTATTACCAGGAGTAGAATCTATTTCTAATAAATAA
- a CDS encoding metalloregulator ArsR/SmtB family transcription factor, giving the protein MQSYENVAKIFKAFCDPNRLLILEVLKDGEQCACKLLEKLNIGQPTLSHHMKILCDSEVVNSVKIGKWTHYSLNKKKFEEVRSIIENMI; this is encoded by the coding sequence ATGCAAAGTTATGAAAATGTTGCAAAAATATTCAAAGCTTTTTGTGATCCTAATAGATTATTAATATTAGAGGTATTAAAGGATGGTGAGCAGTGTGCTTGTAAACTTTTAGAAAAATTGAATATCGGACAACCAACTCTTTCACATCATATGAAGATACTTTGTGATTCAGAGGTTGTAAATAGTGTTAAAATTGGAAAATGGACTCACTATTCTCTTAATAAAAAAAAGTTTGAAGAGGTAAGGAGCATTATAGAGAATATGATATAG
- a CDS encoding TM0996/MTH895 family glutaredoxin-like protein: MSILKKIFGGCSCGTEVKEEPKVQETACSCGGACHEIVEGNKMEIRVLGPGCKNCHTLENNTLEAVKELNIEATISHITDFAEIAKYGIMSTPGLWIDGKVVSYGKVLSKDDIKRILEKIVK; the protein is encoded by the coding sequence ATGAGTATATTAAAGAAAATATTTGGCGGATGTTCTTGTGGAACAGAGGTGAAAGAGGAACCTAAAGTTCAAGAAACAGCTTGTTCATGTGGAGGAGCATGTCATGAAATAGTTGAAGGAAATAAGATGGAGATTAGAGTTTTAGGACCTGGATGTAAAAACTGCCATACACTTGAGAATAATACTCTAGAAGCTGTAAAAGAACTAAATATTGAGGCAACAATTTCTCATATAACTGACTTTGCAGAGATAGCTAAATATGGGATTATGTCAACTCCAGGATTATGGATTGATGGAAAAGTAGTATCTTATGGGAAAGTGTTATCTAAGGATGATATAAAAAGAATTTTAGAGAAAATAGTTAAGTAA